In the genome of Coraliomargarita algicola, one region contains:
- a CDS encoding SGNH/GDSL hydrolase family protein, giving the protein MKTKLITIPLACIITSLWAHRPQPVWELGKQMIAPTLSTGQIHPVQGVIEVDAQNTFAIPVELLGDQETYTIEFDVKRPASAINGHSITLCSNTDTNAQQGLALVYHPPSYNCAWMYINGEKMAILPKLLDDQFNTITLLVKDRELLIFKNGLLLAATDAIRPSERPLRFGGGYTTGKSPQAYQLRNIKLYQDAVFPKGYDRSTEIMLSTSGDQYTMFRAKIKDPSLPRILVVGDSISIAYREYISDYFRDKAYVDYWVGGRWYEPVDLQDKNAKVKRAYRGVLANGPYDVVSWNPMTLHMWNPDNPQSCSVENYPENLTEIVHFLKELAPSTQFFWVRCTPYSTVDANKQRTIDYKRSTRLDTFNQLSDTIMQNQGIPTIDLWAVCEDHPQLSSGDGVHWPKASQLFAETIAKAIEPSLPIKK; this is encoded by the coding sequence ATGAAAACAAAATTGATTACAATCCCCCTCGCCTGCATCATCACAAGCCTATGGGCCCACAGGCCACAGCCCGTCTGGGAACTAGGGAAGCAAATGATCGCCCCAACACTCTCCACAGGTCAGATACATCCGGTCCAAGGCGTGATAGAGGTAGACGCGCAAAACACATTTGCAATTCCAGTGGAGTTGCTGGGGGATCAGGAAACTTACACGATAGAGTTCGATGTCAAACGACCTGCGAGCGCAATCAACGGTCATTCCATTACGCTTTGCTCCAACACTGATACCAACGCGCAACAAGGGCTCGCGTTGGTCTACCACCCCCCCAGCTACAACTGTGCGTGGATGTATATCAACGGAGAGAAAATGGCCATACTCCCCAAGCTTCTGGATGATCAATTTAATACCATCACATTACTGGTCAAAGACAGAGAATTACTGATCTTTAAGAATGGGCTACTGCTCGCCGCAACGGACGCCATTCGCCCGAGCGAGCGCCCCTTACGGTTCGGAGGTGGATACACGACCGGAAAATCGCCTCAAGCGTATCAGTTACGCAATATCAAGCTCTACCAAGATGCAGTTTTCCCGAAAGGCTATGATCGCAGCACCGAAATCATGCTCAGCACCAGTGGCGACCAATACACGATGTTTCGCGCCAAAATCAAAGATCCCTCTCTGCCTCGAATACTCGTGGTGGGAGACTCGATATCAATCGCCTACCGCGAATACATTAGCGATTACTTCAGGGACAAAGCCTACGTGGACTACTGGGTCGGAGGACGCTGGTATGAGCCCGTTGACCTCCAAGACAAGAACGCTAAGGTTAAGCGCGCCTATCGTGGGGTGCTCGCCAACGGCCCCTACGATGTAGTGTCTTGGAACCCCATGACCTTGCACATGTGGAACCCTGATAATCCACAGTCCTGCTCCGTTGAGAATTATCCCGAGAATTTGACGGAGATCGTGCATTTCCTCAAAGAGCTGGCTCCAAGCACTCAGTTCTTCTGGGTTCGTTGCACGCCCTACTCTACCGTGGATGCAAATAAGCAACGTACCATTGACTATAAGCGATCAACTCGACTCGACACCTTCAATCAACTCTCCGATACCATAATGCAAAATCAAGGCATCCCCACCATCGACCTCTGGGCCGTCTGTGAAGATCACCCACAGCTCAGTAGTGGCGACGGAGTTCACTGGCCCAAGGCGTCACAACTCTTTGCCGAAACCATCGCGAAAGCCATTGAGCCCTCGCTCCCGATAAAGAAGTGA
- a CDS encoding beta strand repeat-containing protein, with the protein MKNIPTSLRTSSLLFTWVPALAFQLCAPSLHADTLTWDADSGTAGIQEGSGTWNTTNDNWDNSGSNVAWNNGTPDSAIFAGSGSGGTVTIDQTGGITTSGLTFSGNAYTLQGTGVDGTLTFADGASVVNNTSSGITSLRGPLATVAGGTVSFSGTRLWLYNSSFSGGGTLNVDTSAKTLVENVGAFDGLETINLSGASSFDVRVGGDLGTGVTLNIKASGRGLDGNSSSDINWVGAVVLHDGSNSVFGNASGSVIKISGDISETGGSAGLSSGGSSTVILTGSNSYTGLTNIGSNRVVQVGEGGTEGSLSGAGSIFLNGSNATINFNRSDAIAQGSDFGDSISGTGRLNQMGSGTLVLNSSNNSYSGNTYVSDGTLLVNNTTGSGTGTGSVQVGYDAITDKAGTATSGSRAISVADTTGLLVGQEISGVGIAEGAVITNISGNTVYMSIDATDDVTAFNRAAATGILGGTGTIKPTAGNSISVASGSSVAPGASIGTFTLDGGSTSEALLTMDAGASFTFELDANSANADQLRFFNYVSGDLVLNDNALNVSLSGEPTLAGEYTVSLFQFYSDEGSSIASSTLIDDLEALDGLVLVLGEGVETGILNYNNANGSIDLTYTVVPEPSMFALVGMVLVSTVLIRRRR; encoded by the coding sequence ATGAAAAATATACCTACTAGCCTCCGAACTTCTTCATTACTGTTTACTTGGGTGCCAGCTTTGGCTTTTCAGCTGTGCGCGCCAAGCTTGCATGCCGACACTTTAACCTGGGATGCCGATTCAGGAACCGCTGGCATTCAGGAAGGTTCAGGCACTTGGAACACCACCAACGACAATTGGGATAACTCAGGCTCCAATGTTGCATGGAATAATGGGACTCCCGACAGTGCTATTTTCGCTGGTTCAGGCAGTGGAGGCACTGTCACGATCGATCAGACTGGCGGCATCACCACCAGTGGACTCACTTTCAGTGGCAATGCTTATACCTTACAAGGCACGGGTGTCGATGGCACGCTGACGTTTGCCGATGGTGCAAGCGTCGTGAACAATACCAGCTCAGGCATTACGAGTTTAAGAGGTCCCTTGGCGACTGTGGCGGGCGGAACCGTGTCGTTTTCAGGAACTCGTTTGTGGCTGTACAATTCCTCTTTCAGTGGAGGAGGGACTCTGAACGTGGATACCAGCGCGAAGACTTTGGTTGAGAATGTCGGCGCCTTTGATGGTTTGGAGACCATCAACCTGTCTGGGGCGAGTTCGTTTGATGTGCGCGTCGGAGGTGATCTCGGGACAGGTGTCACGCTCAATATCAAGGCGAGTGGGAGAGGTCTCGACGGTAATTCCTCGAGTGATATCAATTGGGTGGGAGCGGTCGTACTCCATGATGGATCTAATTCTGTTTTTGGAAACGCTAGCGGCTCAGTGATCAAGATTTCTGGCGACATCTCCGAAACAGGCGGATCTGCAGGTTTGAGCTCGGGTGGTAGTTCCACCGTTATTCTGACAGGATCCAATAGCTATACTGGACTCACCAATATTGGGTCAAATCGAGTCGTGCAGGTCGGAGAGGGCGGCACTGAAGGCTCTTTGTCTGGAGCAGGTTCCATCTTCCTCAATGGTTCGAATGCCACCATTAATTTTAATCGCTCTGACGCGATCGCACAGGGCAGTGACTTTGGGGACTCGATCTCCGGCACTGGACGGCTTAACCAGATGGGCTCTGGCACGCTGGTACTGAACAGCTCAAATAATAGCTACTCAGGCAACACCTATGTGAGTGATGGCACTTTGCTGGTGAATAACACCACAGGTTCAGGCACTGGAACTGGCTCGGTGCAAGTCGGTTACGATGCGATTACTGATAAGGCGGGCACGGCGACGTCGGGCAGCCGGGCCATCTCTGTCGCTGACACCACCGGGTTGCTGGTGGGGCAGGAAATCTCTGGTGTTGGTATTGCAGAGGGGGCAGTCATCACTAATATCTCTGGCAACACGGTTTATATGTCGATCGACGCGACGGATGACGTGACCGCCTTCAACCGCGCGGCTGCAACAGGTATACTGGGGGGCACCGGCACGATTAAACCTACGGCAGGCAACTCCATTTCTGTCGCGAGTGGTTCAAGTGTGGCACCGGGAGCAAGTATTGGCACGTTCACCTTGGATGGTGGTTCCACATCGGAGGCCTTGCTGACAATGGATGCGGGTGCATCGTTCACTTTTGAGTTGGATGCCAACAGCGCGAATGCGGATCAGCTTCGCTTTTTTAATTACGTTAGTGGCGACCTCGTGCTGAATGACAATGCGTTGAATGTTTCATTGTCGGGTGAGCCTACATTGGCTGGTGAATATACTGTGAGCCTATTTCAATTCTACAGCGATGAGGGAAGCAGTATTGCCAGCAGCACACTGATTGATGATTTGGAGGCACTGGATGGTCTAGTCTTGGTTCTTGGCGAGGGCGTGGAGACGGGAATACTGAATTACAACAATGCGAACGGCAGTATTGACCTGACTTATACCGTGGTGCCTGAGCCTAGTATGTTTGCTTTGGTCGGCATGGTATTGGTCTCGACTGTTTTGATACGTCGCCGTAGATAA
- a CDS encoding SGNH/GDSL hydrolase family protein: MSDINSKNVATVIREPIEWTRSWVPDSDKSELDVPRVLLVGDSIVMGYGPKASEHLQGEVSLAWVGTSRFPVDPIYFEEIALVLRSTSFDAVHFNNGLHGFGYDESDYAACLKQVVTRLRVLTPAVPWMLANSTPLRKPDDLKQYTERNDRVRLRNQTMAALAAEFNLSMTDLYQAMEGHPEYYSPDGTHFNETGIAVQGELVAESIRQLITQ; encoded by the coding sequence ATGTCTGATATTAATTCTAAAAATGTGGCTACAGTCATCCGTGAACCCATTGAGTGGACACGTTCATGGGTGCCTGATTCTGATAAATCTGAATTGGACGTGCCGCGAGTGTTGCTGGTGGGCGACTCCATCGTCATGGGCTATGGTCCGAAGGCTTCGGAGCATTTGCAGGGGGAAGTGTCGCTCGCATGGGTTGGCACCTCGCGCTTTCCGGTAGACCCCATCTATTTCGAGGAAATCGCTCTAGTGCTGCGTTCGACTTCGTTTGATGCGGTACATTTCAATAACGGACTGCATGGCTTCGGCTATGACGAGTCGGACTATGCTGCATGTTTAAAGCAAGTTGTCACGCGCTTGCGTGTCTTGACGCCGGCAGTGCCTTGGATGCTCGCCAATAGTACGCCGCTGCGTAAGCCGGATGATTTGAAGCAATACACTGAGCGTAATGATCGGGTGCGCTTACGCAATCAAACCATGGCTGCTCTTGCCGCGGAATTCAATCTGTCGATGACCGATTTGTATCAGGCGATGGAGGGACATCCTGAGTATTATAGTCCTGATGGCACTCATTTTAACGAGACTGGTATTGCGGTGCAGGGCGAACTTGTGGCTGAGTCGATTCGACAATTGATTACTCAGTGA
- a CDS encoding GH116 family glycosyl-hydrolase yields the protein MMPETNELSLEYLSLVPQDKGLSPEQIAKLMERGHAESYTGDALQNIGMPVGGLCCGTVYLSGDGRLWLWDIFNKSKIGIVPEGATWMDKKLMPTNGSAYVCPPQAKDYREFEQRFEITIKTSEGIHHRTLDSDPQTGFSHVEFCGQYPIGTVEFSDPNCPVAVTLKAYSPFIPLNVADSSLPATILQYSVRNHSDVAVEVSVHGFLENAVMHDSAEGLLQRDLRTAVEEGMTYLHCTGEVRQPPMSTGRPDILFSDWSGETYEECGWSVEGEAFGQGPIYKDQAPIHHGDMGGDSDRVLNTSATSPGSTMHEHDLAKGKLTSRAFRIERAFVNTWISGGNYPGEIAVNVVIDNEVVSTITGVDNNRLLPRSMDVSAYMGREAILEVVDDSALGWGWIGLGRIWFSDEIVPSERIDNRPDYGDMGLALLGAPADFIAEDQQGHADDRLIGSLGRRLVLQADEEQGVDFVVSWFFPNIRNILEGGLRHYASRFSDAREVARYVGDHFKRLSKETMLWRDTWYHSTLPHWFLNRTFANTSVLATTTCHLFDDDRFWAWEGVGCCAGTCAHVWHYAQAPARLFPEIERNHREHIDFDLSLLANGVLLNRSEFRNERDHGDEYFVIDGQAGRILGVYREHQMSKDAAFLIRVWPNVKRAMRYIMERDEHRDGILKGPMHNTLDADWYGVVPWFCGLYHAALRACEAMAHIVEDEAFAIECRAILDLVAAQLDAKCWNNEYGYYVQLPDHQHPGEVGVYDGCHIDQVFGESWAWQVGLQGVMSRDKVKQALRSLWQYNFVPDVGPYREMNPRGRWYAVAGDGGLLMATHPYGNSYKVAEGKDATVGYFNECMSGFEHEVASHMIWEGMVGEGLAITKAIHDRYSGHKRNPYNEIECSDHYARSMASYGSFIAACGFTHNNPAGSIAFAPRIHPENFKAAFTAAEGWGTFTQVLEADRLLASIKLVWGNLSCRTLGLTWPCAASEPMTPKLQVEGFTGKVSVRKSGAELVIEFSDTVSLSAGGELKLTIY from the coding sequence ATGATGCCTGAAACGAATGAATTATCCCTTGAATATCTCTCTCTTGTTCCACAGGACAAGGGGCTCTCGCCGGAGCAAATTGCGAAGCTTATGGAGCGAGGGCATGCTGAAAGTTATACGGGAGATGCGCTCCAGAATATTGGTATGCCGGTAGGCGGGCTGTGCTGTGGCACTGTATATTTAAGTGGAGATGGTCGGCTGTGGCTGTGGGATATTTTTAATAAATCCAAAATTGGAATCGTCCCCGAGGGAGCTACCTGGATGGACAAAAAGCTGATGCCTACGAATGGTTCTGCGTATGTGTGCCCACCGCAAGCGAAGGACTATCGTGAATTTGAGCAACGTTTTGAAATCACAATTAAGACCTCGGAAGGGATCCACCACCGCACGCTTGATTCAGATCCCCAAACGGGCTTCAGTCATGTCGAGTTCTGCGGACAGTACCCCATCGGCACAGTTGAATTCAGTGATCCGAATTGCCCAGTTGCGGTTACATTAAAGGCGTACTCGCCCTTTATCCCGCTCAATGTCGCTGATTCTAGTTTGCCGGCTACGATTCTGCAGTATTCGGTTCGTAATCACAGTGATGTTGCGGTGGAAGTCTCCGTGCATGGATTTCTGGAAAATGCCGTGATGCATGACTCTGCGGAAGGGCTGCTCCAACGTGATCTGAGAACGGCTGTGGAGGAGGGTATGACGTATTTACACTGTACCGGTGAAGTTCGTCAGCCACCGATGTCCACTGGGCGGCCGGATATTTTATTCAGCGATTGGTCGGGCGAGACTTATGAGGAATGTGGTTGGTCCGTCGAGGGGGAGGCCTTCGGTCAGGGCCCGATATACAAAGATCAAGCACCGATTCACCATGGCGATATGGGGGGAGACAGTGATCGGGTATTGAATACTTCGGCGACGTCACCGGGGAGTACGATGCATGAGCACGATTTGGCCAAGGGGAAACTGACTAGCCGTGCATTTCGTATTGAGCGTGCATTCGTGAATACATGGATTTCGGGGGGGAATTACCCCGGGGAGATTGCTGTCAATGTCGTGATCGATAACGAGGTGGTCAGCACGATTACGGGGGTGGACAACAATCGTTTGCTGCCTCGTTCGATGGATGTTTCGGCTTACATGGGGCGAGAGGCGATTTTGGAGGTCGTGGATGATTCGGCCTTAGGGTGGGGCTGGATTGGTTTGGGGCGCATTTGGTTTAGCGATGAGATTGTGCCGTCCGAGCGCATCGATAATCGTCCGGACTACGGTGACATGGGGTTGGCACTTTTAGGAGCTCCTGCTGATTTTATAGCAGAGGACCAGCAGGGACACGCGGATGATCGTTTGATCGGTTCTTTGGGACGTCGGCTGGTACTGCAAGCTGATGAGGAACAAGGTGTCGATTTTGTGGTGTCGTGGTTTTTTCCTAATATTCGTAATATTTTAGAAGGTGGTTTGCGGCACTACGCGAGCCGATTTTCCGATGCCCGCGAGGTTGCTCGCTATGTAGGAGATCACTTTAAGCGACTGTCTAAGGAGACCATGTTGTGGCGTGATACCTGGTATCATTCGACTCTGCCACACTGGTTTCTCAATCGTACCTTTGCCAACACCTCAGTGCTCGCGACGACGACTTGTCATTTGTTTGATGATGACCGTTTCTGGGCTTGGGAGGGCGTCGGTTGCTGCGCGGGAACATGCGCCCACGTATGGCACTACGCTCAGGCACCTGCGCGTCTTTTCCCAGAAATAGAACGCAATCACCGTGAGCATATTGATTTCGATCTGTCGTTGCTGGCGAATGGAGTGCTGCTTAATCGCAGCGAATTTCGCAATGAGCGAGACCATGGGGATGAGTATTTTGTTATCGACGGGCAGGCCGGGCGCATCCTCGGGGTCTATCGAGAGCATCAAATGTCCAAGGATGCAGCTTTTTTGATACGTGTTTGGCCTAATGTGAAACGAGCTATGCGGTATATTATGGAGCGAGACGAGCACCGCGATGGCATACTTAAAGGACCCATGCATAATACACTGGATGCCGACTGGTATGGTGTGGTGCCGTGGTTTTGTGGCCTGTATCATGCCGCTTTACGTGCCTGTGAGGCGATGGCTCACATCGTGGAGGATGAGGCATTTGCCATCGAGTGCCGAGCGATTCTTGACTTGGTTGCGGCCCAGTTGGACGCGAAGTGCTGGAACAATGAGTATGGCTATTATGTGCAGTTGCCTGATCATCAGCATCCCGGGGAGGTGGGCGTATACGATGGTTGCCATATTGATCAGGTATTTGGTGAGAGCTGGGCATGGCAAGTTGGACTACAAGGTGTCATGAGCCGTGATAAGGTAAAGCAGGCGCTGCGCTCGCTTTGGCAGTATAACTTTGTGCCTGATGTGGGTCCCTATCGTGAGATGAATCCGCGTGGGCGTTGGTATGCGGTTGCCGGCGACGGTGGATTGTTGATGGCGACACATCCATATGGAAATAGTTACAAAGTGGCCGAAGGGAAAGACGCTACGGTGGGTTATTTCAACGAATGTATGAGTGGGTTTGAGCATGAAGTGGCCAGTCATATGATTTGGGAGGGGATGGTCGGCGAGGGGCTTGCGATTACCAAAGCCATTCATGATCGATATAGTGGCCATAAACGTAATCCTTATAACGAGATTGAGTGCTCCGATCACTACGCACGCTCTATGGCTAGTTATGGCTCATTTATCGCCGCATGTGGTTTTACGCATAATAATCCAGCAGGTTCGATTGCCTTTGCGCCACGAATTCATCCCGAGAATTTCAAGGCAGCCTTTACCGCGGCAGAAGGTTGGGGCACTTTTACCCAGGTGCTAGAAGCCGATCGTTTGCTTGCTTCAATTAAGCTAGTCTGGGGAAACTTATCCTGTCGCACGCTGGGGCTGACATGGCCCTGCGCTGCTAGCGAACCGATGACACCTAAGCTTCAAGTCGAGGGGTTCACTGGCAAGGTTTCTGTGCGGAAGTCAGGTGCTGAGCTCGTAATTGAATTTTCAGATACTGTGAGCCTGAGTGCGGGAGGTGAGCTCAAGCTGACTATCTATTGA
- a CDS encoding SGNH/GDSL hydrolase family protein, whose protein sequence is MSESYWTQRGGLVRTASKLSRGRRFTIGYIGGSLTYGADASDPEMYSWRAKTTAWFRERFPAIRFEAVNAAIGGTGSDFGVYRIGEDLLKASPDLVFVEFSVNDSSRALSEPDQVSASMEGIIRRIYTANPHAEVVFVYTTMKRLERFHASGELPPAVQLSESLGDYYGIPSVNIGKAFWRYLQANSISWETLLPDHVHPKDEGYAVYSQAITTWLDRLDWSRSSAAAYVMPTALNDHLPMRAQMIPASTYANDYWTVVEQAIEQWPNHLFCETAGHTLTITFTGNAVGVAWISACDAGVLEYSIDGAAFQRRTSWTPHGGTRGMLYGNLFHDPLRGTGLENGHHTLTIRVSAQPDDNSVANRLRIVAFIINGTSNLYQKHCEAS, encoded by the coding sequence ATGAGTGAATCGTATTGGACGCAGCGAGGTGGTTTAGTGCGGACCGCAAGTAAACTTAGTCGTGGGCGGCGCTTTACGATCGGTTACATCGGTGGATCATTGACGTATGGGGCAGATGCCTCGGACCCGGAAATGTATTCCTGGCGTGCGAAAACGACAGCATGGTTTCGTGAGCGATTTCCTGCGATTCGTTTTGAGGCAGTCAATGCCGCGATTGGTGGTACCGGTTCTGACTTTGGAGTGTATCGAATCGGTGAGGACTTATTGAAGGCAAGTCCTGATCTAGTGTTTGTCGAGTTTTCGGTGAATGATAGTAGCCGTGCCCTGAGTGAGCCCGATCAAGTTTCGGCGAGTATGGAGGGGATTATCCGTCGTATCTATACTGCGAATCCGCATGCAGAGGTCGTCTTTGTATACACTACGATGAAAAGACTAGAGCGGTTTCATGCGAGTGGTGAGCTGCCACCTGCGGTGCAGTTAAGTGAATCCTTAGGAGATTATTATGGTATTCCTTCGGTGAATATTGGTAAAGCTTTTTGGCGCTATTTACAGGCAAATTCTATTAGTTGGGAAACTCTGCTGCCTGACCATGTGCATCCGAAGGATGAAGGCTATGCGGTGTATTCGCAGGCGATCACCACATGGTTGGATCGACTGGATTGGTCGCGTAGCTCTGCAGCGGCCTATGTCATGCCGACAGCCTTAAACGATCATTTGCCTATGCGGGCACAGATGATTCCCGCATCTACGTATGCCAATGATTACTGGACGGTGGTCGAGCAAGCCATCGAGCAATGGCCGAATCATCTCTTTTGTGAGACCGCTGGGCACACGCTTACGATAACGTTTACTGGTAATGCAGTGGGGGTTGCATGGATTTCTGCCTGCGATGCAGGTGTTTTGGAATATTCGATCGATGGAGCTGCGTTTCAACGTCGAACGAGTTGGACGCCACATGGGGGGACGCGTGGTATGCTATACGGCAATTTGTTTCATGATCCGCTTCGTGGGACTGGGCTTGAAAATGGACATCACACGCTGACGATTCGGGTTTCTGCGCAGCCCGACGATAACTCAGTTGCAAATCGTTTAAGGATTGTTGCATTTATCATAAACGGGACCTCGAATTTATATCAAAAGCATTGCGAGGCTTCTTAA
- a CDS encoding LacI family DNA-binding transcriptional regulator: MKRITCRELGRQLGLSHSAVSLALRDHPSIPEQTRKRVKNLAAKLGYRPDPALAALNAYRQSGKPSSYRATLAWIQMASCSDELEDPWLNTIFEGAQARAAEQGYHIERFKVSTGKDWIRLGQILKSRRIEGLMLSCISNAPTRQSFEWKDYFAVAVARQSKPASHLIANDQFQSAALAVRKLHQAGHRRIGIVMPREFAENTEYHFLGGFTSECTRQNIPPLYCVVDSPDQDSFQAHCTQWILEQELDAIIASGPGDLLPALKKAKLRVPKDISIAFLSRFRQHPNVASIDQNNRHIGKAAANQLIDLIRRNERGLPHSPIRILIEGIWVDGSSAPDKHT, from the coding sequence ATGAAACGCATCACCTGCCGCGAACTAGGCCGTCAACTTGGGCTCTCACATTCAGCAGTATCCCTCGCCTTACGCGATCATCCCTCGATACCAGAACAAACTCGAAAGCGGGTAAAAAACTTAGCAGCCAAATTAGGCTATCGCCCAGACCCAGCCTTAGCCGCCTTGAATGCCTACCGCCAATCTGGCAAACCATCATCTTATCGCGCGACCCTGGCGTGGATACAGATGGCCTCGTGTTCTGATGAGCTCGAAGACCCGTGGCTGAATACCATCTTCGAGGGTGCTCAAGCTCGTGCAGCCGAACAAGGCTACCACATCGAACGATTTAAAGTGTCTACCGGGAAAGATTGGATTCGACTGGGACAGATACTGAAATCCCGCCGAATAGAAGGCTTGATGTTGAGTTGCATCTCAAACGCCCCCACAAGACAGAGTTTTGAATGGAAAGACTACTTTGCTGTCGCCGTTGCACGGCAAAGCAAGCCCGCAAGTCATTTGATCGCCAACGATCAATTTCAAAGTGCAGCACTAGCAGTAAGAAAGCTTCACCAAGCAGGACATCGTCGCATCGGAATTGTGATGCCACGAGAATTTGCAGAGAATACTGAGTATCACTTCTTAGGCGGCTTCACTTCAGAATGCACACGCCAAAACATCCCTCCTCTCTACTGCGTAGTGGACTCTCCGGACCAGGACTCATTTCAAGCCCATTGCACTCAATGGATCCTGGAGCAAGAGCTAGACGCCATTATCGCCTCTGGCCCTGGCGATCTATTACCAGCGCTCAAAAAAGCTAAACTGCGGGTGCCGAAGGATATCTCCATCGCATTTTTATCGCGATTTCGTCAACACCCGAACGTAGCCAGCATCGATCAAAACAACCGACACATAGGGAAGGCAGCCGCCAATCAACTGATCGACCTCATACGTCGCAATGAAAGAGGCCTCCCCCACTCCCCCATCCGAATACTCATCGAAGGCATATGGGTGGACGGAAGCTCCGCACCGGATAAACACACGTGA